One Odocoileus virginianus isolate 20LAN1187 ecotype Illinois chromosome 6, Ovbor_1.2, whole genome shotgun sequence DNA segment encodes these proteins:
- the NGDN gene encoding neuroguidin: MRCPQVVTMQICKRGDLSSLSWQRPLSGSTVPEGAGFVKMAAPEVLESDLPNAVALLKNLQEQVMAVTAQVQTLTKKVQAKAYPTEKGLSLLEVKDQLLLMYLMDLSHLILDKASGGSLQGHPAVLRLVEIRTVLEKLRPLDQKLKYQIDKLVKTAVTGSLSENDPLRFKPHPSNMMSKLSSEDEEEDETEEGQSGASGKKSGKGTAKKYVPPRLVPVHYDETEAEREKKRLERAKRRALSSSVIRELKEQYSDAPEEIRDARHPHVTRQSQEDQHRINYEESMMVRLSVSKREKGRRKRANVMSSQLHSLTHFSDISALTGGTPHLDEDQNPTKKRKKIPKKGRKKKGFRRRR, encoded by the exons ATGCGTTGCCCCCAGGTGGTCACCATGCAG ATTTGCAAGCGCGGTGATCTCTCAAGTCTATCCTGGCAACGTCCGCTCTCAGGAAGTACAGTTCCGGAAGGGGCAGGCTTTGTGAAGATGGCGGCTCCG GAGGTGTTGGAGTCAGACCTGCCAAATGCTGTGGCACTTTTGAAAAACCTCCAGGAGCAG GTGATGGCTGTCACGGCACAAGTGCAAACTCTGACCAAAAAAGTTCAAGCTAAAGCTTATCCTACAGAGAAG GGTCTCAGCCTTTTGGAAGTAAAAGATCAGCTGTTGCTCATGTACCTCATGGATTTGAGCCATCTCATCCTGGACAAAGCCTCGGGAGGTTCTCTTCAGGGACATCCTGCAGTTTTGAGACTGGTGGAGATTCGCACG GTTTTGGAAAAGCTTCGTCCTTTGGACCAAAAACTGAAGTATCAGATTGACAAACTGGTCAAGACTGCAGTGACAGGCAGCCTCA GTGAGAATGACCCACTCCGTTTTAAGCCTCATCCCAGCAATATGATGAGCAAG TTGAGCTctgaggatgaggaggaagatgAAACAGAGGAAGGCCAGTCTGGGGCTTCAGGGAAGAAATCTGGAAAAGGAACAGCTAAGAAATACGTCCCACCACGCTTGGTTCCAGTGCATTATG ATGAAACAGAAGCTGAGCGGGAGAAGAAGCGCCTAGAACGAGCCAAGAGACGGGCGTTGAGCAGCTCTGTCATTCGTGAGCTAAAGGAGCAGTACTCAGATGCTCCAGAGGAAATCCGAGATGCTCGGCATCCTCATGTTACTCGCCAGAGTCAGGAGGATCAACACAG GATTAACTATGAGGAGAGCATGATGGTGCGTTTAAGTGTCAGCAAGCGGGAGAAAGGACGGCGGAAACGAGCAAATGTCATGAGCTCACAGCTTCATTCCCTCACGCACTTCAGTGACATCAGTGCTCTGACAGGAGGAACCCCTCATCTTGACGAG GATCAAAATCCTACTAAGAAGCGGAAGAAGATACCTAAGAAAGGTCGGAAGAAGAAAG GTTTTCGGAGGCGGCGGTGA